The window GTGCTGGATGAATGTTGGCCGTGCTCCCGATTGACACGATTGCGTGCGTGCCCTCTCCGTACAGAATTGACCTTCTTGGCTGGCTCTTGGCCAGGGTTGCAAACTTTCCTCAGCGGCTCTGCAGAGAAATCATTTCCAAATTCAGTTTGTACTTTTAATacgatttttttgtcttttttttttttttggatagGGGGCGGTCACTTGCCAGCTTAAATCACCTTTTAATTCCGGATGACTCTGGCTGACATTGCGTAAGAGGGAAATATACTTCTGGTCTCCATCATCATTTCCTAAAGTGAAAAAGTACACGTACATTTGAGTCGTGTTAGTATATACTGTGTCCTTCAAAAGCAATGGGAGGGATAAGATACATCTCAATTTATAGGGGAGGTCAACCCAACAATGTCATTTGTGAAACTGAGTAAAACAGTCAAATTCACCCATTTTAATGCATCCCAGAGGGATTTAATCGCTTTGTGTAACATCTCAAACTATGTCGCCAAATATGTTTCCGGATTCTGATATAAGGTTGTATTTCTTCAGAAAGGAACAGGAGGGTGAGGAGGACTCACGACAAACTTGTAGGAGGACATAATGCTGTCTCTCTGCCAGCAGGCCGCTTGCCAGATCCACACTGAGTTGCTTGGTTTCTAAATTCACTACTCTCCCGTTGCGGCTCATCAGGTCCACACACTCTGTCGGACACAACAGCACCCGTCTTTGTCAAATACACCCATCGGTTTTGAAAGTCTATATATTTGTCTTTTCCCTGGAGGCTGTTACTTTTCAAATTTCATATTGCGAATATCATGCAGTGTTTTGTAAAAACAGAAGAAACTTACTATCGGGTCACAAGTATGTTTTCTGTACTGTGTACCTTTACTCATTGTTAAGcccaaaatgcaaataaagttAATTAGTGAGTTTACAAATGACTAAAAGGGTTGTTGGAAGAACCAGAAAATAGTCACACAACTGATAAAAGCATTAATTAATACCGTTCAAGTCCACACCACAGCGCTCCt is drawn from Syngnathus acus chromosome 9, fSynAcu1.2, whole genome shotgun sequence and contains these coding sequences:
- the LOC119127757 gene encoding uncharacterized protein C22orf15, whose protein sequence is MFVTVLFGESKMELFNINCKLIHFVHNLKERCGVDLNECVDLMSRNGRVVNLETKQLSVDLASGLLAERQHYVLLQVCRNDDGDQKYISLLRNVSQSHPELKEPLRKVCNPGQEPAKKVNSVRRGHARNRVNREHGQHSSSTHLATHHI